From the genome of Monomorium pharaonis isolate MP-MQ-018 chromosome 1, ASM1337386v2, whole genome shotgun sequence:
ATCTCAGatacttaatatatataataatagtatttattttagtataaaagtaagttaatgtttatattaaagtatattatagtaaagttagtatttatatagtataaattttacgtcttattaaaaatatattaataatataatatacatttaatgtattatcctatttttaaatgttctcATTAATCATATTCAGACTTGCTGGTCTGGGAATAATCGTCAGATTCTTCGTCAGTATTTGTGTTTTGATGTTCATCGTTGTCATCTTCGTCATTTTCATCGACCTCGTccatgtttcttttttttattgttctacGAAATCTTTGTTTAATAGTGCGTAGAACTTGAAGCATCTCTATTTTAAAAGCTTCTTTATCTACAGGCCCTTCAAAATGTGAACATTTTTTAGCTGCATCTGaagaatataaatgtttatattagtttgtacatattgttaattaatgagcatgtaaaaatattaatccagaaTGTTTTCTGTATATGCTTtgcgataaataaaaaggGGACATAGGTCAGAAAGTGAAATTTTATAGGACAGCGGTAAATAAAAGTGCGGTAAGTGTAACAATGTGGTAAGCAAGGTgtctaaataaaaagttgaagttttaaacaatagctaaaaataaataaaaatcgatttttccgATTTGTGTCCCTTTTTCGCTTGtcgcattatatatatgtatgagagctcttacaatatataatgttcATCATTTTGGTGTTCCCTAATTCTTTAGTATTATGTTCGTCACCGAGCCAGGTAAACTTGTTTACTAACTCGTCAGTCATAGTTTGTTTAATTGCGGTGTATATAAAATCCCGTATTTTTACAGCACCTAATCCTATGAAATGGCGATACTAAAAcagaataaagatattttattgtatttcaaTACTACACCGAAGTAACATTTCAATTGAATAATGTAATAAGTTCATACAATATAAGTTttaacatacaaaatttaatatctttgcgAAAAAACATCCTGAAATTCTTTCTGCAgttgaaaaaaacaatattttaagtaatatttttgataatacttCAGACACAcgaattttttccaaatttttcatttacatcttcaaattaaatcttagattattagatttttttaaaattttaagtagggtcgaaataaaatcttacaGAGATTAGATTCACGCCAGTTAAGTACATTATAAGAATAGTACATTGTGTAACAATGTGTGTGCGAGGTTTAGTTTTTTTCGCGAATGTGAAGTTTAAGGCGAGTGCGGTAATCATATGAGCGAAAAAGCCACCTCGCACAAGATATACACcgtatttttgcaattaatgcGCGAAAATCGCAATTAAACGAGATCAAGAAACACGTCCCATGCGAGAAAGTCGCATCTGTTGCAAAaacattctttctttttcgttttttcataaactctgtaaattccaaattaaaaaacatgtaataaaaaataaattttaacagtaTATCGTAGTAAAAAAAtccaaatgtttttttttcaaaaagatatttgaaGCTAAGAAAGTCTACTTTAACTTGATTTTATGCTAACTTTGTCCAATAAGTTTTCATTAAAGTgtagtaatgtaaataaaaaaagtaggaaaattactaattttcaGTTTCACGTAGTTAAGGAAATGCAGTTTACTAAGTAAGAGCATTGAGAAACAGCAATATGGGACATCTTTTCTATGGAATATCttactatacatataatggATTCACGAAGGTGTACTCACTAATTTCTGACGCTCCAATTTTTTGGATTCGTGTTCGATTTCGTTAAATTGTTCCAAAGTGTTCAGCGGATAACCATCTAGCAACTGATATAATGACCTGCTCACAATATATTCATCTGAtggtttttcctttatttcttttaattgttgTTGTATGTCTGTTTGCCCTTTGATTAAGTTTCTACTTAGCTCTTCTAATAcccttcaaaattattaatataatcattattataagataatagaaaatacgaaaaaatagTTAATCAGCTGAAATAAAAGCTGAACGAAAGgctgaatatataaaattctaaacatTCCAACATTTTACTCACGCCAATTTTCGTTTCAACTCCGTATCAATACTCGGGGCTGTATTTACTATGAAACTGTCACTATCGGCAACACGTGGCTCATCATTTCGTTCTTCTTGTACAGGTGTACTATGCCGAACATCATCAGGCACTGTCGTGCTAGCAGGAGTTGCAAGAACAGAAGctgcattatatttttttgtagtatAGTCAAGAAACTTTGCAGGGCCACTATGATCGACACATGGCTGATTTCGTTCTGTTTGTACATGTGTAACATTCTCCATCTCAGACACAGATGTCTTGCTAACAGAATCtgcataaaacttttttatgccATTTTCAGACAACTTTAGAGGCTCATTATATACTGCTGCAGAGTAATTatcattacaatttttcttttttctgaaaatacaaaatatacatatgtaattaaataaaatattaaacgtaatcaattgttaaaaattaataattataaagctcctaatttacatttatacgttgtaattttgccaaattttgtgaaaattttcaactttacgtttatatgtaatgttctaatttcaaaaattaaattgcatttgttCATAAAgatgatttttattaacttacgAATTTTTGTTGGTAGCTTTTGCGATCATGTCGTCAGACTTATTCAGGGTACTTAGTTTGTCCGAAAATTCATGAGGTTGTCTTAGTTCATCATTAGTATCGGCCATGTCTTTCCCTGATTGCCGTAATTTCTCGAACTCCTTTCGCACAGTTATTTGGCCTTTGGATCTCTTCTTTCGCGGAGGTCCTTCGTCCGAGGACGTAgtccataatttttttggtCGAATGAGCAGTCTACCACTTCTCGCTgaaatcttctttttttcttttctttcattctttTCCATGTTAAATGGAATGTAATAATCtatacaatttacaataatttataattttataactttgcttttatacaaatttcaaataaattcttctggaaataaaaagaatctcAAAAAGCAATGGTATTGTCCATTTCAATAAACTTTgcatattaaaatgaattattgtgaaaaataatgtacGGAATTTTACTGTCATATAATGGCACTGCGTCATATATAATACTGTCACATATCTATAATACAGTAGAATCCCGCTTTAGCGGACTCTTCGGGGCTCtagtccgctaacgcggggtgatctcctattgcttggtttcactcccactccgtgaaatTTAGGGATATAGCGTATTACGTAGCGTATTGCTATCCCCCACACACGCTACTCACGTGGGCCGACTGCATATGAAGGGGATAATTTCCGCTAACGCGAAGTAcactaacgcggggttccactgTACTGTTCACTACTTCttcatttttacaatatttcttttgcgTCTTTTTAAATTCACATTTCACCAATGTTACGGTAACACCAGAGGTGTTATTAGTGATACACAAATCCACTCATGTTCAAGAGCAAGCTCTTCTTCACCTTCCTGAGAGCTCCATTTCGGCATTCTGTACATTTTGCCTTTTACATC
Proteins encoded in this window:
- the LOC118648135 gene encoding uncharacterized protein LOC118648135 isoform X2, which gives rise to MEKNERKEKKKISARSGRLLIRPKKLWTTSSDEGPPRKKRSKGQITVRKEFEKLRQSGKDMADTNDELRQPHEFSDKLSTLNKSDDMIAKATNKNSKKKNCNDNYSAAVYNEPLKLSENGIKKFYADSVSKTSVSEMENVTHVQTERNQPCVDHSGPAKFLDYTTKKYNAASVLATPASTTVPDDVRHSTPVQEERNDEPRVADSDSFIVNTAPSIDTELKRKLAVLEELSRNLIKGQTDIQQQLKEIKEKPSDEYIVSRSLYQLLDGYPLNTLEQFNEIEHESKKLERQKLYRHFIGLGAVKIRDFIYTAIKQTMTDELVNKFTWLGDEHNTKELGNTKMMNIIYYAAKKCSHFEGPVDKEAFKIEMLQVLRTIKQRFRRTIKKRNMDEVDENDEDDNDEHQNTNTDEESDDYSQTSKSEYD